One part of the Leeia speluncae genome encodes these proteins:
- a CDS encoding MOSC domain-containing protein — MQVKALYSYPLKSAAGISYQEVSVNPMGLPNDRHWMIANPEGKFLTGRQFPEMVLIQVTIASGGLHLSAPNMSDLIVSLEQLTTTSAAHVWGQDFTARSGCAKANEWLSHFLNTPAQLMYIGELTTRFRDGSTPLSFADGYPILLAGQSSLDELNQKLESPVDMRQFRPNIVIDGAPAFEEDFWTLIQIGEVELAVKKYCERCVFTTVNPDTGEKSPDNEPLTTLSGFRNIPEKGICFGQNLEVVKSGTIRVGDEVTILDWAF, encoded by the coding sequence ATGCAAGTAAAAGCACTTTATTCTTACCCTCTTAAATCTGCAGCAGGTATATCTTACCAAGAGGTATCTGTTAACCCGATGGGACTTCCGAACGATCGACATTGGATGATTGCCAACCCTGAGGGAAAATTTCTCACTGGACGGCAATTCCCTGAAATGGTGCTTATCCAAGTAACGATAGCTAGTGGCGGCCTACATTTATCTGCCCCGAATATGTCAGATCTAATTGTTTCCCTTGAACAATTAACAACAACGAGTGCAGCCCATGTATGGGGACAGGACTTCACGGCAAGAAGTGGTTGTGCAAAAGCCAATGAATGGTTAAGTCATTTTCTCAATACCCCTGCGCAGCTCATGTACATTGGAGAGCTCACAACAAGATTTCGAGATGGGTCAACGCCGCTCTCATTTGCCGATGGCTACCCAATCTTATTAGCTGGACAAAGTTCTTTAGATGAACTCAATCAGAAGCTTGAATCTCCTGTTGATATGCGTCAGTTTCGCCCAAATATTGTGATTGATGGCGCACCCGCTTTTGAAGAAGACTTTTGGACTCTCATACAAATAGGGGAAGTAGAACTTGCGGTCAAGAAATACTGTGAGCGCTGTGTTTTTACGACAGTGAATCCTGATACTGGTGAGAAATCACCAGATAATGAACCTTTAACGACATTATCTGGTTTTAGAAATATTCCAGAAAAAGGCATCTGCTTTGGCCAAAATCTTGAAGTGGTAAAATCAGGCACCATCAGAGTAGGTGATGAAGTAACCATTCTAGATTGGGCATTTTAA
- the rarD gene encoding EamA family transporter RarD — protein MSSRQGLLAGFFAYFFWGLFPLYWKPLSHVPAIEILGHRMVWSLVFVAVVLFWMKDVKRTFSLLKAPGIAKTFLLSSLLLATNWGLYIWAVNEGMILECSLGYFMNPLVNILLGAVFLKERLRPLQKIAVLIATLGVVWMTFHLGKLPWVALILALSFGFYGLIRKTAKLNSLEGLSVETLLLAGPALIFLLSLEWLGKASFGHIPAYQSWMLAGAGIVTAVPLLLFAIGARRLPLSTMGILQYLSPSIQFGLGVWLYHEPFDHVRFMGFIAIWTALAIYTLEGVYRQARAQFA, from the coding sequence ATGTCTTCCAGGCAAGGTTTGTTAGCGGGATTTTTTGCATATTTCTTTTGGGGTTTGTTTCCTTTGTATTGGAAGCCCTTGTCTCATGTGCCTGCCATAGAAATTCTAGGGCACCGTATGGTGTGGTCCTTAGTATTTGTTGCCGTGGTTCTTTTTTGGATGAAAGACGTTAAACGTACTTTTTCCTTATTGAAAGCACCGGGCATCGCTAAGACATTTCTCCTTTCTTCGTTATTACTAGCTACCAATTGGGGGCTTTACATCTGGGCTGTAAATGAAGGCATGATTCTGGAATGTAGCCTTGGCTACTTTATGAATCCATTGGTCAATATCTTGTTGGGGGCTGTTTTTCTAAAGGAGAGACTAAGACCGCTCCAAAAAATCGCTGTGTTAATCGCTACGCTTGGTGTGGTTTGGATGACCTTTCACCTTGGAAAACTACCATGGGTTGCTTTAATTCTTGCGCTTTCTTTTGGTTTTTATGGTTTGATCCGCAAGACTGCGAAGTTAAACTCTCTTGAAGGTCTTTCGGTTGAAACCTTGCTGTTAGCGGGCCCTGCACTGATTTTCTTGTTATCGCTCGAATGGTTAGGTAAAGCTAGTTTTGGTCATATTCCTGCCTATCAGTCTTGGATGTTGGCTGGTGCAGGGATTGTTACGGCGGTTCCCTTGCTATTATTTGCGATTGGGGCCAGAAGATTACCATTGAGCACCATGGGGATACTTCAATATTTATCTCCATCCATACAGTTTGGCTTAGGTGTGTGGCTCTACCATGAGCCGTTTGATCATGTTCGTTTTATGGGGTTTATTGCAATTTGGACTGCGTTAGCAATCTATACACTTGAAGGTGTGTATCGACAGGCCCGCGCTCAGTTTGCTTGA
- a CDS encoding alpha-2-macroglobulin family protein, producing MERFTLASSQQQPKFYRHFQAVFSYCLTLLLAYLVLLKSAYALDPVPASGYETFKGQPFFLLSDSSFGSSQIAQVRVEAPGEGFRDYLEQYGGVDIALYRVPKPLDFLKTQKNLHRLQLQGNYVGEGLPNTLNFLWDTWYKKSRRSWQRVFSTDVRTKAMEALPQLKTGQYINNPTKFENNPQYRVLPGFELTNHFRYPIWQAKQIAPPKGLTLEGSSSEFIRPNSGNVFVPLGKLKPGLYVVEAYIGAYRANTLLFVSDAIGVTKNAGQQMLVWTSNRQTGAPMPNSTVVWTDGAGVLASSTTDKDGVAELKKASPEHTYVLGQDAAGGVFVSENFYYDSEIYNTKVYAVTDRPLYRPGDTVNLKLMARKFISANQSTLAVSANIHIELNDPNGTPVAVKDLKFDAKQGGNTSFTLPVNAAAGGYELRMTMGDDIYSAAFRVADYIKPHFDMHLQMAKPSYKTGEQIDGYIHLAYPDGKPVLGAHLTLNVRAQASTMVAGDLGYSGQFPIKLEQQELVSDSEGNIKISLPAAKEPSRYILTMLASDDAAYRVKMTKELLIERGVSQYSLVGTKNFSSPNELVVFSMTELTSKGAAPATWEALRLESRTIKSGKITMPAKGAFSLRFAEAGSYTITIRDKDGNVLGATSHWVAGDQLQVVPGSVEIVFDKETYQPGQTAEALITFPNAVNNALLTLERDQVEHHALLAGSDLIKMQKLNAKQWKALIKVDPQFAPNITFSVLYVQSGEVVFQNAGIKVSQPTIDVAIKTDKTTYRPGEIVNVDIATTIKGQPVSSNVMFGAVDEMVYVLQPEIAPNIFDFFYHPRRNNVRTTSSLSFINYDLATAPFQERQKNAQNYNERSVKVLERPRRDEKDTASWQPALRTDASGHVKFSFVMPDSLTRWRMTARAMSDDGVVGQQLQYILSDKPIFVKLSGTNSFRQDDKPVLSWIVFNQTSKQTNANLQFKAPMGTYKQALTLKPGANFIEMPVEKLQAGDMNAQILQGSTVVDSLNTRLSVTTNNWLTDKEVVLPLTGNSLPISLPVDAKNVQLSFLSSANAQIARIADDLIDYPYGCVEQTSSRLIPLAMAKQSLTTGVAVPGSTDVLTNLLQQQRLRLVQLAGNDGVFGWWGYASKDNLFLTGYAYYADWYASKALGLNLPADNWSYLFEVYKKHGKDTPLVQRAMVLLWADEMGLPVQNLLQGVDQSIVSLNWSNYAKLAPGGNGFLFYETESQKAYALTLLVSNYLHQKLGVTASPELTQLSAKQLPIVSADRSILLQSFIAMATKNPTSAQSLLGSVSKDLPTIDRSLALIWLQKSLNQLVATLPAMIKPADTGWRLNTSPTGQITWVFQGEKVPAQIALQGTVGSGSQALVRYQTNEVEKSKLPIQVSRKLYELVPESESLSFKVKEVTEGTALSSDALYVDEVVLQPKSGKYHFGLLEVPLPAGASVEGTTWGVKIAGLTGEHADDSSFNRMQFEEGKLSYQVPIETLDKTVISRQLIRFSLKGKFVTPAARYFRMYQPEGKAFDQSGKMQSWLVQ from the coding sequence ATGGAAAGATTCACGCTGGCAAGTTCTCAACAGCAACCCAAATTTTATAGGCATTTTCAGGCTGTCTTTTCTTACTGCCTAACCCTGCTCTTAGCGTATCTGGTGTTACTGAAGTCTGCGTATGCTTTAGACCCGGTTCCTGCAAGTGGTTATGAAACCTTTAAGGGACAACCTTTTTTCCTGCTTTCGGATAGCAGTTTTGGCTCTTCGCAAATTGCCCAGGTACGTGTAGAAGCGCCTGGCGAAGGGTTTCGTGATTACCTTGAGCAATACGGTGGTGTGGATATTGCTTTGTACCGAGTACCCAAGCCACTAGACTTTTTGAAGACACAAAAGAACCTTCACCGTTTGCAACTACAGGGTAATTATGTGGGTGAGGGCTTACCAAATACCTTAAATTTTCTTTGGGATACGTGGTATAAAAAGTCTCGCCGATCTTGGCAACGTGTGTTTAGTACAGATGTTCGTACAAAAGCAATGGAAGCATTGCCTCAATTAAAAACAGGCCAATACATTAACAATCCGACAAAGTTTGAAAATAATCCGCAATATCGTGTATTACCAGGTTTCGAATTAACCAATCATTTTCGCTATCCAATTTGGCAAGCAAAGCAAATCGCTCCTCCCAAAGGGTTAACACTAGAAGGTAGTAGTAGTGAGTTTATTCGTCCAAATTCTGGCAATGTATTTGTGCCGCTTGGTAAGTTAAAGCCTGGTCTTTATGTAGTAGAGGCATACATTGGTGCATATCGTGCTAATACCCTTCTATTTGTGAGTGACGCGATTGGTGTCACTAAAAATGCTGGCCAGCAAATGTTGGTTTGGACGTCCAATCGCCAGACAGGCGCACCAATGCCAAATAGTACGGTCGTCTGGACCGATGGTGCTGGCGTATTAGCTAGCAGTACTACCGATAAAGACGGTGTAGCTGAGCTGAAAAAGGCAAGTCCTGAACATACGTACGTGCTTGGGCAAGATGCTGCGGGTGGTGTATTTGTTTCAGAAAACTTTTATTACGACAGTGAAATTTATAATACAAAAGTCTATGCCGTCACTGATCGCCCATTGTACCGTCCCGGAGATACCGTCAATTTAAAACTAATGGCAAGAAAATTTATTTCTGCTAACCAATCGACATTAGCAGTTTCTGCAAATATTCATATTGAATTGAACGACCCAAATGGCACTCCTGTTGCAGTGAAAGACTTGAAATTTGATGCAAAACAGGGAGGCAATACCAGCTTTACATTGCCTGTGAATGCTGCTGCGGGGGGCTATGAGTTACGCATGACAATGGGGGACGATATTTACAGTGCCGCGTTCCGAGTGGCAGATTACATCAAGCCACATTTTGATATGCATCTGCAAATGGCAAAACCAAGCTATAAAACCGGTGAGCAAATTGATGGATACATTCATTTAGCTTATCCAGATGGAAAGCCTGTGTTAGGCGCTCATCTAACGCTAAATGTTCGCGCACAAGCTAGCACAATGGTGGCTGGCGACTTAGGCTATTCCGGTCAATTCCCAATCAAATTAGAACAGCAAGAGTTAGTGTCTGATAGCGAAGGAAACATCAAAATTTCGCTTCCCGCAGCCAAAGAACCAAGCCGCTATATTCTCACAATGCTTGCATCAGATGACGCCGCCTATCGCGTAAAAATGACGAAAGAGCTGCTAATAGAGCGTGGAGTTAGTCAATATAGTTTAGTAGGAACAAAGAACTTTTCCTCCCCTAACGAGCTAGTTGTTTTTAGCATGACTGAGCTAACTAGCAAGGGGGCCGCGCCAGCTACATGGGAAGCGCTCAGACTAGAATCTAGAACAATTAAAAGCGGCAAAATTACGATGCCTGCGAAAGGTGCTTTTTCCCTTCGTTTTGCGGAAGCAGGTTCTTATACCATCACCATTCGAGATAAAGATGGCAATGTGCTTGGCGCCACCTCACACTGGGTTGCGGGTGATCAATTACAAGTCGTGCCGGGTAGCGTTGAAATTGTTTTTGATAAAGAAACTTACCAGCCAGGCCAAACCGCAGAAGCACTTATTACGTTTCCAAATGCGGTGAATAATGCCCTGTTAACGTTAGAGCGCGACCAAGTCGAGCATCATGCCTTACTTGCTGGTAGTGATTTAATTAAGATGCAAAAACTGAATGCAAAACAGTGGAAAGCCTTAATTAAAGTAGATCCACAGTTTGCCCCAAACATTACTTTCTCTGTGCTTTATGTTCAATCCGGAGAAGTAGTTTTTCAGAACGCGGGTATAAAAGTTAGCCAGCCTACAATTGACGTTGCAATCAAGACGGATAAAACCACTTATCGCCCAGGTGAGATAGTGAATGTCGATATTGCAACGACTATTAAAGGGCAACCTGTTTCTTCAAATGTCATGTTCGGTGCGGTTGATGAAATGGTTTATGTGCTACAGCCAGAAATCGCGCCTAATATTTTTGACTTTTTCTATCATCCGCGAAGAAATAACGTTAGAACTACCTCCAGCTTGTCATTTATTAATTACGACTTAGCCACCGCGCCATTTCAAGAGCGTCAGAAAAACGCGCAAAACTACAATGAGCGGAGCGTAAAAGTTTTAGAAAGACCGCGAAGGGATGAAAAGGATACTGCAAGTTGGCAGCCCGCATTGCGTACCGATGCATCTGGTCATGTGAAGTTTTCTTTTGTCATGCCGGATTCATTAACCAGATGGCGAATGACAGCTAGAGCCATGAGTGATGATGGCGTTGTTGGCCAGCAGTTGCAGTACATTCTTTCAGATAAGCCAATCTTTGTAAAACTGTCTGGCACAAATAGCTTTAGGCAAGATGATAAGCCGGTGCTTTCTTGGATTGTCTTTAACCAGACGAGCAAGCAAACGAACGCAAACTTGCAATTTAAAGCACCAATGGGGACTTATAAGCAAGCGTTAACCTTAAAGCCAGGTGCTAACTTCATCGAAATGCCTGTTGAAAAATTGCAGGCTGGTGACATGAATGCCCAAATTCTACAAGGCTCAACGGTGGTGGATAGCTTAAATACGCGTTTATCTGTTACCACTAATAACTGGCTGACTGATAAAGAGGTGGTATTACCATTAACTGGAAATAGTCTTCCTATCTCTCTACCAGTTGATGCTAAAAATGTTCAACTCAGCTTCTTGTCGAGTGCAAATGCGCAAATTGCGAGAATAGCAGATGATTTGATCGACTACCCTTATGGTTGTGTTGAGCAAACCTCTAGCCGCTTAATTCCATTGGCGATGGCAAAACAATCATTAACTACTGGTGTTGCAGTTCCTGGTTCTACCGATGTATTAACCAATTTATTGCAGCAGCAACGCTTAAGACTTGTGCAACTAGCCGGAAATGATGGCGTGTTTGGTTGGTGGGGATATGCATCTAAAGATAATCTCTTCTTAACCGGCTATGCCTATTACGCAGATTGGTACGCCAGTAAAGCGCTTGGTTTAAATCTACCTGCTGACAATTGGAGTTATTTGTTTGAGGTGTATAAAAAGCATGGTAAGGATACGCCTCTTGTTCAGCGAGCGATGGTATTGCTATGGGCTGATGAGATGGGCTTGCCAGTTCAAAACTTATTGCAAGGGGTTGACCAATCAATCGTTAGCTTAAATTGGAGCAACTATGCCAAATTGGCCCCTGGCGGTAATGGTTTTCTCTTCTATGAAACAGAAAGTCAAAAAGCCTATGCGTTAACATTGTTAGTCAGTAATTATTTGCATCAGAAGCTTGGTGTGACTGCCTCACCTGAGTTAACCCAATTGAGTGCAAAGCAACTACCAATTGTCAGTGCGGATCGTTCGATTTTGTTGCAAAGCTTTATTGCCATGGCAACTAAAAATCCAACCTCGGCACAGTCCTTATTAGGTAGCGTCAGTAAGGATTTACCAACAATTGATCGTTCCTTGGCCTTGATTTGGCTGCAAAAGTCACTGAATCAATTGGTAGCAACCCTGCCAGCGATGATCAAACCCGCTGATACTGGTTGGAGACTAAATACTTCTCCGACTGGCCAAATTACCTGGGTATTTCAAGGGGAAAAAGTACCTGCTCAAATCGCGCTGCAGGGTACTGTTGGTTCAGGATCTCAAGCGTTAGTTAGATATCAAACCAATGAAGTGGAAAAATCAAAACTGCCTATTCAGGTCTCTAGAAAACTGTATGAGCTGGTGCCAGAGTCAGAGAGCCTTTCTTTTAAAGTGAAAGAGGTAACGGAAGGAACGGCGTTATCGTCTGATGCGCTTTATGTAGATGAAGTGGTGCTTCAACCAAAGAGTGGAAAGTATCATTTTGGGCTGTTAGAAGTGCCATTACCAGCCGGCGCATCGGTAGAAGGGACAACTTGGGGAGTGAAAATTGCAGGTTTAACGGGAGAGCATGCAGATGACTCTTCGTTTAACCGAATGCAATTCGAAGAAGGGAAACTATCGTATCAAGTGCCGATTGAGACCTTAGATAAAACGGTTATTTCTCGCCAACTAATTCGGTTTTCTCTTAAAGGAAAATTTGTTACCCCCGCCGCTAGGTACTTCCGTATGTATCAACCAGAGGGAAAAGCATTTGATCAGTCAGGGAAAATGCAAAGTTGGCTCGTACAGTAA
- a CDS encoding DUF2300 domain-containing protein — translation MALSYAEPVGVFARLNHDEFSILAWDDFKKAPIPHVKENVVTPLGSTWKLFVYAYLLDKQIPSEDYDCKGQIKDEVYCCGKGQSIDRENALIKSCGLYFLPNRLGISAKAWQQYWFRLGAPEWIWRIENLTENYRVPVKQLMQALDSLPSSSKRTIASNLMSVATTGTAPSMLQNFGSQLRLKTWTMPNPLDAKQRVGGGLGWLADGSVVWLSAKGTSNDALDKLSTVVQPLLINQKIPDDRDCVLVDYFSDYPIRKVLSLPMKVPVNRAALNGDLLIQFQNGNSLTFRGNGALRLNTKPSLQITGRMGVNEYVARVLDREANPNDVEAAKAFAVIVRSYLIQNAEKRQGCYWIKDSSRYQRVSVNNASTAALKLANWTDELILVGEPVRFHQRLDSPGILSWQTAKTLAKTTSFKTILSKTWPKAQLQSYRSTVDSKCESIPNAEHWLSMQIPKWRRYLMSEVGYEPPRHLPQICKSLVGNPNSESGEGRIYMKSFFSEEDRITLTHEYLHIAFANHPRGIDEVFIESKARQLQRLNLNEN, via the coding sequence GTGGCATTGAGTTATGCCGAGCCTGTAGGGGTGTTCGCAAGATTGAATCATGACGAGTTTTCAATTTTAGCGTGGGACGACTTTAAAAAAGCCCCCATCCCGCATGTGAAAGAAAATGTAGTCACTCCCTTGGGAAGCACATGGAAACTGTTTGTTTATGCATATTTACTGGATAAACAAATACCAAGTGAGGATTATGATTGTAAAGGACAGATAAAGGACGAGGTTTATTGTTGCGGGAAAGGGCAATCTATCGATCGAGAGAATGCGCTGATTAAATCTTGCGGCTTATATTTCTTGCCAAATCGCCTTGGTATTTCTGCGAAAGCTTGGCAGCAATATTGGTTTCGTTTAGGGGCTCCCGAATGGATTTGGCGAATCGAGAATTTGACTGAAAATTATCGAGTACCTGTTAAGCAATTAATGCAGGCGCTAGATAGTTTGCCGAGTTCAAGCAAAAGGACGATAGCTAGTAATTTAATGTCTGTTGCAACAACAGGAACAGCTCCGTCAATGTTGCAAAATTTTGGAAGTCAACTTCGGTTAAAAACATGGACGATGCCAAATCCGCTAGATGCAAAACAGAGAGTAGGTGGCGGACTTGGTTGGTTAGCGGATGGTTCGGTCGTGTGGTTGTCAGCGAAAGGCACAAGTAATGACGCGTTAGATAAATTATCGACGGTTGTTCAGCCCCTACTGATCAATCAAAAAATACCCGATGATAGAGACTGCGTCTTAGTCGATTACTTTAGCGACTATCCCATCCGTAAGGTTTTATCTTTACCTATGAAGGTGCCGGTAAACCGCGCTGCGCTAAATGGGGATCTGTTGATCCAGTTTCAGAATGGAAATAGCTTAACGTTTCGTGGTAATGGGGCGTTGCGTTTAAATACTAAGCCTAGTCTACAAATAACAGGGCGTATGGGTGTCAATGAATATGTGGCACGCGTGCTAGATAGAGAGGCAAATCCAAATGACGTAGAGGCAGCAAAAGCCTTTGCAGTCATTGTTAGAAGTTATTTAATCCAAAATGCAGAGAAACGCCAAGGCTGTTATTGGATTAAAGATAGCTCTAGATATCAGCGTGTCTCGGTAAATAATGCGAGTACTGCGGCATTAAAGTTGGCAAATTGGACGGATGAACTCATTTTGGTTGGTGAACCAGTGCGCTTTCATCAACGGCTAGATAGTCCCGGCATTTTGTCTTGGCAAACTGCAAAGACCTTAGCTAAAACGACATCCTTTAAGACAATATTAAGCAAAACTTGGCCAAAAGCACAATTGCAATCTTACCGGTCTACGGTTGATTCTAAATGTGAGTCAATACCGAATGCGGAGCATTGGTTATCTATGCAGATTCCAAAATGGAGACGGTATTTAATGAGTGAAGTAGGGTATGAGCCCCCTAGACACTTACCGCAAATCTGTAAAAGCTTGGTCGGCAATCCAAACTCTGAAAGCGGGGAGGGGAGAATATATATGAAGTCGTTCTTCTCTGAAGAAGACCGTATTACCTTAACTCATGAATATTTGCATATTGCCTTTGCAAATCATCCTCGCGGGATTGATGAAGTATTTATAGAGTCGAAAGCGCGTCAATTACAAAGATTGAATCTAAATGAAAACTAA
- a CDS encoding DUF3422 family protein has product MNSPQSLNEHPLRQTLNDEAHARPYFIAPLRSQVTALVLTAEDLAKHRASITKLCEEWSCPIPPSSAGQHTIQSNGLTIRWDVHTEFVRYTFIRNWQKTEGIFTESPLSAVPQDWLTNLPGQVLVAIHTAVLPKPTPPLDLAQIANNYFDGNDLIGSEVGDGKGVALTDLRLHPDPHLASGASRILLLDGQMGQRQSGRMLQRLLEVETYRILALLSLPQTKQLLPQLAKMEKELSELTTAIRTESAEDKMLLNNITQLAGGLENSIATSSYRFGATRAYYALIERRIDELRESRLQGLQPFREFVERRLAPAIHTTNAVSTRQEQLSLRLQRTTALLRTRVDIASEAQRHGLLDSMNRRAALQLRLQETVEGLSVAVLTYYIVGLVGYASKALHAVGLEVNYEMTTGFSIPIVAGLVAYGMHRFKKKLAAHH; this is encoded by the coding sequence ATGAATAGCCCCCAATCATTGAATGAACATCCACTAAGACAAACGTTAAATGACGAAGCACATGCGCGGCCCTATTTTATTGCCCCGCTTCGCTCTCAGGTAACAGCGCTTGTACTTACGGCAGAAGACCTCGCAAAACATAGAGCCTCCATTACGAAGCTCTGCGAAGAATGGTCATGTCCCATCCCCCCTTCTTCAGCTGGTCAACATACCATTCAATCGAATGGATTAACGATTCGTTGGGATGTTCATACAGAGTTTGTGCGCTACACATTTATTCGCAACTGGCAAAAAACGGAAGGTATATTTACAGAGAGTCCGCTGTCTGCCGTTCCTCAAGATTGGTTAACCAATCTACCAGGGCAGGTTCTCGTCGCAATTCATACTGCCGTATTACCCAAACCAACTCCCCCGCTAGATTTAGCGCAAATTGCGAATAACTATTTTGATGGCAATGACTTAATCGGATCTGAAGTTGGAGATGGTAAAGGCGTTGCTTTAACGGATCTAAGATTGCATCCAGACCCCCATTTAGCATCTGGCGCTTCTCGTATTTTACTATTAGATGGTCAAATGGGTCAGCGACAAAGCGGACGCATGTTACAACGTCTACTTGAAGTCGAAACATATCGAATTCTTGCCCTACTCTCTTTACCCCAAACCAAGCAATTGCTCCCCCAACTTGCCAAAATGGAAAAAGAGCTCAGCGAATTAACCACGGCGATCAGAACTGAGTCTGCAGAAGATAAAATGCTACTCAATAACATTACCCAACTTGCAGGTGGATTAGAAAACAGCATTGCAACCAGTAGTTATCGATTTGGCGCAACACGCGCTTACTATGCATTGATTGAACGACGGATTGATGAGTTAAGAGAATCTCGCCTTCAAGGTTTGCAGCCGTTTAGAGAGTTTGTGGAACGACGATTAGCGCCTGCGATTCATACCACCAATGCAGTAAGCACGCGTCAAGAACAGTTATCCCTTCGCCTTCAGCGAACAACGGCCTTATTAAGAACCCGAGTCGATATTGCCAGTGAAGCACAACGCCACGGATTGCTCGACTCAATGAACCGGAGAGCCGCTTTACAATTAAGACTACAAGAAACGGTCGAAGGATTATCTGTTGCTGTTTTAACCTACTATATAGTCGGTTTAGTTGGTTACGCGTCCAAGGCACTTCACGCAGTTGGTTTAGAAGTTAATTATGAAATGACAACCGGGTTTAGTATTCCGATTGTCGCTGGTTTGGTAGCTTATGGCATGCATCGCTTTAAGAAAAAGCTTGCTGCACACCACTAA
- a CDS encoding DUF1175 family protein yields the protein MSILAVVTLPSGALGLGGDDVGRIRLNHQQSVIFRQWMVLIANDQIRRGASPRWVHRDCAGLVRYAVHESFANHSYAWIRANGLQDKQLPPPLMLDKQQMALMDGWVTESGKKSNYVSAISLIQGNSRFISKNLAQLLPGDLLFFDQGDDQHLMIYLGGNHIGYHTGKTTKSDTGLRLVTIQELSTWKDSRWQVLNSNPNFIGIFRLSFLTA from the coding sequence ATGAGTATCCTAGCGGTGGTTACGTTACCAAGCGGAGCGCTGGGGTTAGGTGGCGATGACGTCGGCCGTATTCGGTTAAACCACCAGCAATCCGTTATTTTCAGACAGTGGATGGTTTTAATCGCCAATGACCAGATTCGTCGTGGTGCATCTCCTCGTTGGGTTCATCGCGATTGTGCGGGCTTAGTACGATACGCTGTGCATGAAAGCTTTGCTAATCACTCTTATGCGTGGATTCGGGCAAACGGATTGCAAGATAAACAATTGCCACCTCCATTGATGCTAGATAAACAGCAAATGGCATTGATGGATGGATGGGTGACGGAGTCAGGGAAAAAAAGTAACTACGTATCCGCTATTTCTCTTATTCAGGGAAATAGCCGATTTATTAGTAAAAACCTGGCTCAGCTATTACCCGGTGATTTGCTATTTTTCGATCAAGGCGATGATCAACATTTAATGATTTATTTAGGTGGTAATCATATTGGTTATCACACAGGTAAGACGACCAAGTCAGATACCGGCCTTCGGCTAGTGACAATTCAGGAACTAAGTACATGGAAAGATTCACGCTGGCAAGTTCTCAACAGCAACCCAAATTTTATAGGCATTTTCAGGCTGTCTTTTCTTACTGCCTAA
- a CDS encoding YfaP family protein, whose product MKTKHLLMMTVVIAAMQPLISWALGEVTLKAPNNGWRNSAGQQEEYEQRIQYPASSVNVQSGQASSALIAGQIKGLPKVKNQKPYTLVVNGVAMPQRVESDGSFQRPYAFVSGSNNVELKSSSGQSVKRTQFYEAYTDKSKPRLRVVLSWDTDQTDLDLHVISPDGQHAWYGGRVLDNGGALDVDVTTGYGPEIFSSPSPVKGTYLVYVNYYGSGERRDVITVAKVSIITNENTLNEKQQTFIVPMRKPGELTLVKSFVYP is encoded by the coding sequence ATGAAAACTAAACACTTGTTGATGATGACGGTCGTTATCGCTGCTATGCAACCACTGATTAGTTGGGCCTTGGGTGAGGTGACATTAAAAGCGCCGAACAACGGTTGGCGAAATTCTGCAGGGCAACAAGAAGAATATGAACAGCGTATTCAATATCCTGCTTCTAGTGTCAATGTGCAATCAGGGCAAGCTAGCTCTGCGTTGATTGCAGGCCAAATCAAAGGGTTGCCTAAGGTAAAGAATCAGAAACCATATACCTTAGTCGTTAATGGTGTGGCAATGCCACAACGTGTTGAGTCAGATGGTAGTTTTCAACGACCATATGCATTTGTGTCGGGCTCAAATAACGTAGAGTTAAAGTCTTCTTCAGGACAGTCTGTGAAACGCACACAGTTTTATGAAGCATATACGGATAAATCCAAACCTAGATTGAGAGTGGTTCTATCTTGGGATACTGACCAGACTGACCTAGACTTGCATGTTATTTCTCCAGATGGCCAGCATGCTTGGTATGGTGGTCGGGTATTAGATAATGGCGGCGCATTAGATGTAGATGTCACCACAGGTTATGGGCCGGAAATTTTTTCTAGCCCATCTCCCGTAAAAGGTACTTACTTGGTATATGTGAACTACTACGGCAGTGGTGAACGTAGGGATGTAATTACAGTCGCAAAAGTATCGATTATTACCAACGAAAATACGCTAAATGAAAAACAGCAAACCTTCATTGTGCCAATGCGTAAACCTGGCGAATTGACGTTGGTAAAATCGTTTGTATACCCATAA